In Cryptomeria japonica chromosome 1, Sugi_1.0, whole genome shotgun sequence, the sequence AGCTAGAATATTGTGGATAGGAGGCAATTATCTTCTTAAATGTCTCACTTGTCGGATTCTTTAGTGGATAGAGTTGTGTAATTTTTTCTATGGAGGACATGTTGCCCTTCTTGCTTTGTATCTCTTtctttaattgaataaatttttacccctcttttaaaatatatatatatatatatatatatatatagaaatttaaTCAATTACACATaacatatttttaatattaaatatagaaACTCTCtgattgttttaattttaaaaaaatttactaACACATCCATTTATGAGTCTAGGTTTGGGCTATCCCTGATACTCTATATATGGTACCACACCATCGTGCCATAATTGGTTTATGGTCAATGAAAAGATATAAAACAATTTCACACACAAAATCATTAAATTTATGAAAAGAACAAAGAGCTACTTGTGTACTAATATGAGGAACACTCGTAAGAGTGTCCATACAAGTTCTAATCCTCCCACTGCAATTGTACCATAGCACCAGTAGCAAAGCTAAGACGTAATGATTGTGGACTACATTAGGCTGATTTTGAACTGTGTTTACAAATCTTATGGATGTGTTTCAAGCTTTACTTCACATGGCATTAAAAACAGCACACCAGCTCAACCAATGTTTACTAAGAGAAGAATATAAAATGTCTATATCTTTTTGGAAATATTAGTGCCCGTGGCGCTAAAGGCAACCCACCATCTCAACCAAAATGCAGTAAGAAAACATAAATCTCATTTTGAAAACATTTGAGATGCATACCACAGATTTCACTTCCTCAAAACCCTAAACCACTTCGTGACAATTTCAAATGCCCATAAACCTTACAACTCAAACCCCACTTTCTTAACTTTAGATTCAGAAATCCATTTCATGAAGGTATAAATCCTTTCCAAGAAGGGTGTAAATTGTAGACATATAATTTACAGTCTGTAATGATATTGTATGTATGTTTTGATACCGTGTATGTGAAAAAATAAACACATACAACTATTACCAAAAAAAATACACATTATAGCTTAAAAaggaaaaacgaaaaaaaaaaaaaaaaattagaagcgAAGGTTCTAATCTGGAGATCTGTGATCTGTTTGAGTCCGTAGGGAACAAGCCTTGTCAGTGAGTAGTAGGCACCCATTAAAATTTAAAACGCTTTTCTGACAACCATTTAAATTCTCGACGTTAGACTGCTCAGAAAAAAATATGAATGCATGCAGAGAAAAGAACTGAAAGTTAAAGTGCAGGGAAAAAGTAAAGTACTCAGAGAACATCATAAATAATTTACCAAACATTCACAAACAGtttttttaaatattgaattaagctgaaattaatttaaaaaatagcaGTCTAAAGAACATAAAAAGCAAAAACAACTTAATACATAAGAAAATTACAGCTTCTCTGAAGTACAGCAGAAAACATACTAAGAATGAAAGGACCAAcaccaaaaaattttcaaaaatacgaCTAAACAGTTAGAACTCATATGGATCTGAATAACTCATCCATGAAGCTTTTTGtactttcaagtttttcaatttaaaGACTACAAGAATAGACAACTACCCATTctccttcatttttttttaaagactcGCCTTAAACCCAAATAAAAAATATGTGAATTATTGAACTCCAACATAAACCCTGCAGGATCAGGGAAGATGAACTCAATCCCATATTACTATTCATTTACATGATAATTTATCTGCAGCTGGCTTAACAAGAAAGGTCTCTGCAGCAGGCTTATCAAGAAAGTTCTCTGCAGCAGATTTAACGGAGATGGTCTCTACATCAGGTTTAACAGGGATGGTCCTGGTCCTATGGTTGATCCAGATGACTGCATAAACATATCCAATCATGATATATCCCATTATCCTCATGGGCACCAGTGCAAACATGTCGATCACAGCATTTGCAAAAGAATCAGCAGGCAAAATCCCGGCAGATAATAATGACAACATTTTACCACCCTGCCCACTTGCTACGCAAGATTTCCCTTGTGTAACAGCACCCAGAATAACCCTTGCCACATCCCTAGGATTCTCTGCTTTACTTCTGTCATAAAAGGTCACTTTTTGGGCTACCTCTGCCAGCCCTGGATCGGTTACACTGTCTATAAAGATTCAGAATACAACATGAGTAAAGTCAGAGCTccccaaaagaaataaaaatctcAAGGTGCAATGCATGCGAGAAAGAGAGGATAAAAAATGTATATACAAAACGACGATACCTAATGTTCTACAAAATGTGATCTTAGAGAAAAGATAAATATACGAAGAaccttcaaaaatttgaaataccCACCTTCCATTTCGCTAAGTAGGGGAGTTTCTACAAATCTTGGACATGCGAAACTAACTCCAATATTATAAGGAAACAGCTCAAGCCTGAGATTCTCTGCAATCCCTTTTAGTGCATACTTGGTAGCAGTGTAAACAGCACCACCATACAAAGGATACTAGTATCATTGAAAAGATCAGTATGCCATTAGCATATTGTTATATCAACGAAACAAAATGTGATATTTTCAGTACAATAAAGCATCTGTTTTCTTTGATTTGATCTTTTAGATCAaatttcatgattatttttattttcttattttgtttTTTTCTAATGATAAAGCTATTATTTTGAAACTCAGCAACAAAACTAAAAAGTATAATTTTGAAAAAATCATGTCTGCAAAACATACCAATTAGATAGATCCTACAACCCAATAATCTATTCTGCCAGCAAATCATCTAAGTTTCAGCATTCAGAGAGAGAGTGTGTACATGGTGTGAGTTTTTGTTTTTACCATAGAAGCAATAGAGCCAACTAGCACAAGAGCCGAGGGATGCTTGAAGCTCCTCTCCTTCCTTATTGGAAGAGCCACCTTCAAAGTGTAGAGTGTCCCTCTAATGTTGGTACCCACTATAGAATCAATCCACTCAACTGACATCTGCTCCAGATACCCAGCACTACCAACCCCAGCATTGCAAATAAGCACATCAACTGGCATCCATTGAAAGGACTCATTGATAGCTACAGATATGGCTCCATAGTCTGTTACGTCTGCAACCTGTCAAAAGAACAAAAAATGTTGTAGATACAGATGATCTGGAACTAGAAATATATTGGGTTAGTTCTAATGTTTTTGTAATATTCAAATAGAATCATTTAAACAACATACATACCTTGATGTTGATCCTATTCTTGTCACATTGAAGTTCTTGAAGGATTTGATGGGCAGCTTCCTTGAGTTTGGAAATATTTCTTGCTATGAGTGTTACGTAAGATCCTTGGGCAATAGCTTCTTTGGCAATCTCAAGGCCAATGCCACTTGACCCACCTGTTATAAGTACATGCTTGTTATGCAGAGTTGGAACATGAGTGGAAGGTTTCCATATGGACAAGAGGAATGAAATAACTAGGATAGCAACCACAGTAGATAGGGCACCAATAACTTGCAAAATGTCAGCCATTTTTTTTGACCTGCTGCACAGTTTCTCATTGTTGGTATTGTCTCTGATATATAATCTAGGCAACGAACTCTCTGTGTGTGAGTGTGAAAGTCCGGGTAGTtaatcacatttaattaaaaaataaaatctatacCAAGGGATTCAAACATAAGAAAAACCCTAAATGCAACTTTACTGGGCAATTAATTAAGATCCATATATCAAACACAACTATCCATTTTGAGTTCTGTCATAAAAGTGAAGATATGAGATACATTTTTGGGGATGTCAGCATGTCAAGAAATTATGGACATCTGTTTTTTATCATATTTTTAATTGGAAAGAAGTCTTACTAGATATTGGCCTTCACAACAATGTTATTGATAAAGGAGTTCGACAAATTATATTGTTGCATATATGAAAAGTTTGATGCAAAGCAGTTTTTAATTGGAATGCTGTGACATATTTTATTGTCTCGCTTCTATTTGCTTTCAATTGCATGTTTATGGTTCAAAGATTGTTTTTAAGTTGCAGTTCAGATTTCTTTGTGATTTCTTTCTCAGCTTAATAATTGCTATTATGTTACTTACTCTTCAAAACAGTCTTCATTATGTAATTTTTGACGCCTTTTTAATTGTTCTGTTGTAATTTTTTATTGCATATCTTTAATAAAACAAATACCTTTCAATTTCTGTCTAAGAAGTTGCGTACTCTATCATACTCAACCAATTATTGTATAGAATTAAAAGTTTTGAGCAACAACTTTATAGTCTATGATTACTTTTTTCATTTACTTTCATTGCatccaatttattaattatttcatcCAATTAAAAATTTTGAGCAACAACTTTACAGTGTATAATTACTTTTTTTCATTTACTTTCATTGCATCAAACTTATTAATTAGTTCAACCAATCATTGTATAGAATTAGAAGTTTTGACCaaatatcaaattattattattttttaaaattttgtgagTTCAATTAATGACTTGAATgacataaaattatttatatatcatTATAAAAGTACATTTATTGATGTCCTTCATATCTATCCAATTAAATATACAATTTGAAAACAATCACTGTACAATTTATAAAATACCTACCTACTTTATGTATTGGGTATGCaacaattatcatttttttttgcaattgatcatatttaatgttttaattatttttaatactttattattttttatgaatatattATTTGCATAATACACAATACATTATTATTGTATAAAAGTAAATAGATACAAATATTTTAAATCTatgtaataattttaattaataaaaaaattactaaTTACACTTAATTTTCTTTAATAATATTTTAACatccaaaacatattcattgcatcaACTTTTTAAACTAATCATTGTATAGAATTAAAAAATTTGAGCAACAATTTTatattctattattatttttttatttaataatttaaaaaaaattatttatctttCTTTTTATTGGTTATGTTGGAAATAGTCATagagaaattaaattaattttttttaattttgtgagtTCAATTAATGACTTTAACATTATGTTTCTTTGAATGACATTTGTTGACTTGTGGATTTAACGCTCAATTTTTTGACAACAtcgcaccaatagttgtgactttaaagttgttattgatgacTACCcacaattgaatgaaatatacccttagttgtaaaaagcaaccaatcatgtgatgccacatcagttgcacaAGTATGGAGGCCCCTTTTGCACAACTAttgtgttggcatattggcataattgatggagatgatggtgtactggTAAAGGATGTTGATGAtctattgatggactgttggtgatgatatattgatggattgttggtgatgatataattgcgATATTATGctttatgatcaattatttgtgttgtcattgatggaaaccatgctTGTTTATGTCTggtatgtttggtatatcatctcatttatctaagcctaaccggtaatggaatgtttgctaagttgatAGTGAACCAGTAAGCAGGAACAAAAAAGGAGATGATTGTGGTACAGATttgtgttgagttaggtgttacgatttggaatgtatgcttatgacattaagATGTATCTATGattggaaccgcatcatgtttggaaaactggaagtcatgtttgtaatttatTGTTGTATGttcagtgtagggtttgagaaccggtgacaagatctttgaccagtgatgatttatggtttgcaGTGGATCTTATCGTGTTCATTACTTTGTGATGACGAGTCGAAAActgtgtgtgatgataagatttctTTTAAGCACGTACAAGGATCGAATTTCTTGTGAAAcaacgaagtgcttagcagaatgtgttaagggtttgacaacttatcagatcgatgtgcggtgatgtgttatgatcattcaatggctgtaattgtcttgaattttgttgtaattatctgtaatgatttgtaatgatctgatatgatctgtgatgtaattttaatttattttaaatttggttagggttttgtaaccaacctagttgaaaagtatatttaggtcaagtttgagaaggtttagtgtgtcagtgatcaaagaaggagagtgtgtcgaaccggattgagatgtctgcatgtgtgaagcagattggagTTGAAATGGATAtgtactagcaagcagagagtgcattgatcaggtcatttacctgttgtttcctaacaattgcagtagtattaaaatcccttaactgggtggctcattaatttggatttaaatcctttagcaaggttactcctaacaggctaGAGCTCCTAACAAAGCTGAGGTTGAAATCTCTTCACCGactgactcctaatagggtcttctcttaatcaggcattattgtaaagctcctaaccgagctaggtCTTAAACAATGCGCATTcagaaagagtgcaaattttgtgggtaccaattcccaccgtggtttttctcatttgggtttccacgtgaaaaacctcTGTGTTCATATTGTGGATCTGGATTGTtcagttattcatttgatgtctttactatattttctttatgatgaacacttaagtagctaccggtaatgttttggtaaatctgatttAAAGACTATTTGATCAGCTActggtaatgttttggtaaatttgATTTAAAGACTGTTTGATCAGCTACcgatactggttatgaactatttctgagaagtgttttcagattggtgaaatattgcagtttattgttatccctgattgaccccccctctcagtaataaccggatcctcacaataacaattggtatcagagcattaggtcctcttgatgcaaaagcttaaccgcttgaggaaaagatccgaagatgatgaagaaggagggtcccaaattcactaaggacaactacagaatatggagtgatagaatgaagaatTACATTaaaggtatgggtgctcagttCTGGCAAcatgttattactaagtatgtacctcctaccggtcctctgactgcagatcaacttaaggagcagcaggaaagaattcaagcattgtaagccattgtaagtacactttctaatattgaatatattgatgtccatggtttagaaaaTGATTTTggagtttgggagaagttagaattaatctatggtggtgataagcatgctcaaaaggctaaagaagagagtcttagaggaaattttgatgttatgagaatgatggaaggagaaaatatcactcagtatgaatagaggataaaagaagttgtcagtggaatcaaaagtgttggtggtactatagaagaagacactgtggtgagtaaaatgcttagaaccctattgcttgcctatgccattagagtgtctGCTATTTGAAAGAGTTGAGGTAAGTCAGTAACGATAAGGTTAATGTTGATTCTTTCATTGGTAACCTCAatgcttttgagttgaatagttttgataacagtgtaccTAAGATAGAATCTGATTTCAAAACATTTGTATCTAGTATATCGGTGAGAAAACATAAATATGTTTGTCATAGTAatgaatgcaggtcaagtcatcatggcggtagtaaagctgatgtggatgatgaagacaatctgatggagtttgaagcaaGGATAACTTTAATAAACCACCCCCCGGGaaactgtgtaaaatcctagcgaaATAGACATTATTTTTAGGGGGGAATTTTCATATGGATGGTTTTttaaaaatggggaaaaaaattattttgcattggcgatttttttctagggtacgaaaattccataaatttctggtgaataataccttgttctatggggaaaatatttattatgggaggcgaataatttttgttaaaaggaacaaaaatgaaattgtatgagcgaaaaaatttactccaaaggaaaaattatttaaatgtattagcGATTTTTATcctccacatgaaaaatatttaaatgtattggcaaattttatccaccgcttgaaaattatttaatttgttttggtgaaaattttgttatttatggaaaaatatataatttattggtgatttcatgaattcattaccACTAATAGACAAggaacatcacatcacatcacataacacATTGAGTCCAAActttgcatgatgtatcaataagcacaGCCTCTTGGACACGTGAAgcgtgacacatacctaaaatctatcaatgattttaaaccgtttgatgatcgtagatcaatggatgaagttttatttcggcccaattttctgaagagaacatagctcaccagaaagtgcccagaatggaattggattcaatagacacgtatcaaatgtcatgaatcacgatcgataattttgttcatttaatatatcttttcactaattgcaatccactatgtccccacgacttccaatgtgatacttacTAGTTTGTTACTGatttatagttgtttccattttcacacaatagtgcatttatgggaaagatttgcagagatatgaaaggtttaaaaaaatttatagcaattaatacggttaaagaagtaattattacaatcaagagattcaactatttatatacgatcttcaattagcctttgccatttggtagataaatagtcggagctcatggtatttaaattcttccttggtttaggtttataggctgaggttgtttaatttgttaatctgttttctcaagatggacacttcCATCCACTtaagaagcatttctgcagaggactagagggcctttctaggcttcgttagagacccaaccctccaattagtctgCAAGGACGTTGGGTCATTCACCAAAGAGGCTATGCAGATGGTGCTAGGCAGAGAGTTTTTGCGAAacaaaaataggtaccgtgttaacacgaacATTACATCTCgtttcttagcatctcttctggacctcggaggagacaaggtggatatactaatgctattgaggaaggtttttaaggaagacttccttggagatgacattactcttgtcgtccttgtagaagtaggggtggggatcccttgggcgagtgaattatccaagcttctcctccctgaccaaacagtgtcagtggccaggcaaccatttctctTGAACCTGAATGCAGAACAATTGACACATCACaggaaatgggcgcggattggcagggacttcctccggaaatggttgctcctggacaactttccaaactacatgtggcttgaagaattctctcaccttatgatgtctgaagaattctacatggaaggagggccagattcttaggccaaaattgtaaacaattccactacctgtgccctagccctgcCCCCCTTTGctcctagtagtttttttttcctatgtcctcgattcctaacaggctcagtgccagtggctcactcattttggcttttaagtttttgagggactcaagtctcagacgtaaaaattgtaaatttccaaagtataaatattaatcataatttttcaaattccagtttgtttcagtttgcctcttagagtcttatggatataaaaatgctttctataattctatttcatttttattaattaaagtttttcaaatgctttttgtatatgagctacgttatttcaattatttgttaaacaatggaaataaatttaatactgtgatcttttttatgtaatgcttcttcctctatatttaatatataaaaaaaaaattcagttcatTCTCTtatttatttgtacattgattatggtttgttgattatggttgattataattttataaatatatagttaagatttgaactaaaactccaacttaattatgttaaactaaatttaattatattaaatttacttattttaattatactaaaacttacttattttaattatattaaactaaaatctatattaaactaaatttatgttgaacttttatatatatttttagtctttatttatttattaaattaaaatttatattacactaaatttatgttgaacttttatatatatttttaaactattttttaaaattttaaaatttaaatgtctcttattatgggaccaacGACATCTAACAACACTCAACAGGTgtcatcgtctgttggatgagcaaagatcaatgacttagggtggatttcggcccaaatgtgggaagtgaacacatttgtgagagcTTCGCtcaaaatttaacattttaaatttaattaaatatatttaagtctataaagctctttttcgggcgaaattttaaaatgattaaatagactttaaaaacagacccaaaaagtgacatgagtatggtgacgcgcaagaaaaatggtagaagtcatgggacccacgacatctgacaataggtaccatcatccgttggatgagcaaagatcaacagcttagggtggatttcggcccaaatgtgggaagtgaacacatttgtgagaactttgcccaaaattgaacattttaaatttgattaaatacaattaagtctacaaagctctttttcaggcggaattttaaaatgattaaatagactttaaaaacagacctgaaaagtgacacgagtatggtgacatgccagaaaaatggcagaagttatgggacccatgacatctgacaacaggtaccatcgtccattggatgagaaaagatcaatggcttagggtggatttcggcccaaatgtgggaagtgaacacatttgtgagaacttcacctggaatttaacattttaaatttaattaaatataattaagtctataaagctcttttttgggtggaattttaaaatgattaaatagacttcaaaaacagacccgaaaagtgacacgagtatggtgacgtgccagaaaaatggcataagtcgtgggacccacgacatctgacaacaggtacaattgtccattggatgagcaaagatcaacggcttagggtggatttcggcctgaatgtgggaagtgaacacatttgtgagaacttcgcccgaaattgaacattttaaatttaattaaatataattaagtctataaagctctttttcaggcgaaagtttaaaatgattaaatagacttaaaaaatagacccaaaaagtgacacgagtatggtgacatgccagaaaaatggcagaagtcatgggacccatgggCCATGACATCTAACAAcatgtaccatcgtccgttggatgagcaaagatcaatggctcagGGTGGATTaaggcccgaatgtgggaagtgaacacatttgtgagaacttcgcccagaattgaaacattttaaatttaattaaatataattaagtataatgtcctcaaaatttatactgaagtaatgaatgttttgtccttcagcatggaatagttattaataataattaataaaattacaacatgattctagatattttgccatcATTTGTTGCATGAGTtaagatcaacagcttagggtggatttcggcctgaatgtgggaagtgaacacatttgtgagaacttcacccgaaattgaacgttttacatttaatgtcctcataatttatactgaagtaatgaatgttttgtccttcggcatggaatagttattaataataattaataaaattacaacatgattctagatatttttccctttaggtattacttttgtacttttcagatttttcaaaataagagactcgtaaatcataatcgtatttcatttcatggacaaacctataaatcgagggagattcagaaacaactactagattgaggaatgcaagttgcaatagagattgtctgtgccaatctagtgaaatataaATTCTAGGTAAAATCtacaacacctacatcccaccttttttctttttttaatctcatggtccaatttgagggttagcatttttaggtttttatctagcattattttgaaatattaacaataacaacgatgggaaaacaggaagcagtagttcaacaggaagccaagtgaaaaacaaaatttacctaactgaactggttaaaacaccaggtttcactgatgaataccatgatatgtatgaccctgctatccatggtgaaaagcgtatcatagatatgttggcatttcaatagaattgaagattgttgatataattgaagaaggatgataattatctttataacattattttgtcattgatgtcaagaaattgattatctaatttagtatgatgttgccatatcttgagaagattgatttgaagagaattaaggtgttgataaaagacacagaaagaatgtgatgaataaagggagaaataagttattcaatgggcaactattaccaagttagacaatgatgagctcatgatgtttagattgttttgatatcctacatatgttgttgattgtaaggtttatactatactacatcaccg encodes:
- the LOC131062480 gene encoding 3-dehydrosphinganine reductase TSC10A, with protein sequence MADILQVIGALSTVVAILVISFLLSIWKPSTHVPTLHNKHVLITGGSSGIGLEIAKEAIAQGSYVTLIARNISKLKEAAHQILQELQCDKNRINIKVADVTDYGAISVAINESFQWMPVDVLICNAGVGSAGYLEQMSVEWIDSIVGTNIRGTLYTLKVALPIRKERSFKHPSALVLVGSIASMYPLYGGAVYTATKYALKGIAENLRLELFPYNIGVSFACPRFVETPLLSEMEDSVTDPGLAEVAQKVTFYDRSKAENPRDVARVILGAVTQGKSCVASGQGGKMLSLLSAGILPADSFANAVIDMFALVPMRIMGYIMIGYVYAVIWINHRTRTIPVKPDVETISVKSAAENFLDKPAAETFLVKPAADKLSCK